A single Duncaniella dubosii DNA region contains:
- a CDS encoding tetratricopeptide repeat protein yields the protein MILRTLLLLILSLTFTCCSNKPSDLRLSRVEGLLSESPKEAWDSLSAINYDLLSDADKHYYDFLSVKVADKAYLTHSSDSLILKVIDFEFKHQKNGRYPEALYYGGRVYSDLGDYPTSLHYFQDALKSLPSNSGNQELRCNILSQTGRLLTALSLYDEAIPYIHEALEINRHLQDTTNIIYGLQLLGGTYLRNSNYDLAEKYFKESIGFSVHQPSYHMAKSRMYLAAVKHKQGELDSALSYIRNTSEEVKPMVRNSVLGYASNIYLDAGILDTAYIYAKDLISNNDPTHKEIGYQVLLSPELRKYIEIDTLNQYISEYRTILESFYDENNMQLSINQQSLYNYQLHENQKAKAERLSNILKNWIVGFIFLAILLVLISLYFKNKSKNNIIELQQALANIEKLKLELVTSQLKQSSDIGQTIINQTEEIAPVITHNSPKSTEQELRECLKKELLTLYESASAQSSISPIILQSIAYQKIQEYIQEGKTIKESDVLWSEIEQIVLSSSPKFKINLNLLTLGNLTTIDLHTALLIKCGIKPSKMTTLLGRSNGAIVSRRETLCMKILDEKKGAKVIDAIIRSL from the coding sequence ATGATCCTACGCACATTACTATTATTAATTCTCTCACTAACCTTTACCTGCTGCTCCAACAAGCCTTCAGATCTCCGACTTTCAAGAGTAGAAGGCTTATTGTCTGAATCTCCCAAAGAAGCGTGGGATTCGTTGAGTGCTATTAATTATGATCTTTTATCTGACGCTGATAAACATTACTACGATTTCCTTTCAGTGAAAGTAGCAGATAAAGCGTATCTTACACATTCCTCCGATAGCCTCATTCTGAAAGTCATTGATTTTGAATTTAAACATCAGAAAAATGGACGCTATCCAGAAGCATTGTATTATGGCGGAAGAGTTTATAGTGATTTAGGTGATTATCCTACCTCTTTACACTATTTTCAGGATGCTCTTAAATCTTTGCCATCAAATTCTGGCAATCAAGAATTAAGATGTAATATATTAAGTCAAACAGGTAGGCTTCTAACAGCTCTATCGCTTTATGATGAAGCAATACCCTATATTCATGAGGCATTAGAAATAAATCGGCATCTTCAAGATACAACTAATATTATATACGGGTTACAATTATTGGGTGGTACGTATCTTAGGAACTCAAATTATGATCTAGCTGAAAAATATTTTAAAGAGTCTATAGGTTTTAGTGTTCATCAACCTTCGTATCATATGGCTAAATCAAGGATGTATCTTGCTGCCGTAAAACACAAGCAGGGAGAACTTGATTCTGCTTTAAGCTATATTCGTAATACATCTGAAGAAGTAAAACCTATGGTACGCAATAGTGTTCTCGGCTATGCTTCTAATATATATTTAGACGCTGGAATTCTCGACACAGCGTATATTTATGCAAAAGATCTAATCTCAAATAACGATCCAACGCACAAAGAAATTGGATATCAAGTACTACTATCTCCAGAACTACGAAAATATATAGAGATAGACACTTTAAATCAATATATTTCCGAATATAGAACCATTTTAGAGAGCTTCTATGACGAGAACAATATGCAACTATCTATTAACCAACAGAGTCTCTACAACTATCAGTTACATGAAAACCAAAAAGCCAAAGCAGAAAGACTTTCTAATATACTAAAGAATTGGATAGTCGGTTTTATATTCTTAGCTATACTTCTAGTCCTTATATCTCTTTATTTTAAAAATAAAAGTAAGAACAATATCATTGAATTACAACAAGCTTTAGCTAACATTGAAAAACTAAAGCTTGAATTAGTAACAAGTCAATTAAAACAATCATCTGATATAGGCCAAACAATTATTAACCAAACAGAAGAAATAGCTCCCGTTATTACACATAATTCACCTAAGAGTACAGAGCAAGAACTTAGGGAATGCCTAAAAAAAGAACTTTTAACTTTATATGAAAGTGCTAGTGCTCAGTCATCAATCTCCCCTATAATTTTACAATCTATTGCCTACCAAAAAATCCAAGAATACATTCAAGAGGGAAAAACTATAAAAGAGAGTGATGTTCTTTGGAGTGAAATCGAACAAATTGTCTTATCTAGTTCTCCTAAATTTAAGATAAATCTCAATCTACTTACATTAGGGAATTTAACTACAATAGACCTTCATACAGCTCTTCTT
- the mobV gene encoding MobV family relaxase: MSHYTVCHYEKCYGPPVSYSTHIERKKADGTEHVPYNIKRRDLTRHNKEFIKEAREIGRSAAIEKRLDAVRHQKDADGNEYERKIRKGQICCIEIRMSASVEGMAEIIEQGRLMEWCRESIKWAQKEHGKENIVSAVLHMDEETPHLHVSLVPVVSGESKKQRTTKKRAAKDKEKAEKNGEEVPKKKRRYKKKATVETLRLCADDVMTQWDLKRRQTEYAVAMAPFGLERGEEGSPARHKDLAQYYKEQYELQRGRLDELLKELAGQEDLVKEKNREILKKDSQIREQEKELKETRSELTEKKNEIARQQQQLDNLLPLIVKAQDRLDTYTEAGEYAEDRIESADRLLQAADSREKEVAKVEKEALDRINNASISFLAKKEVERLAKENAELKLLVSGNATALEREAAATRHEKAGREKAERELQQLKETVSGTQTALERRHPLEARLIRELVSIEIKDPDYQDAILSGQTLTWKKYPFMDPATGKRIPEEYADNISVRIEGHGEDSFISMCGKRISDFFRDIWAKVKAALGIKQRQEEEKRKQHTQKPETGQTQEPPKKSRGRRM; encoded by the coding sequence ATGAGCCACTATACAGTCTGCCATTATGAGAAATGCTACGGTCCACCGGTGTCCTACTCCACCCATATCGAGAGGAAGAAGGCGGACGGAACGGAGCATGTGCCGTACAACATCAAGCGCAGAGACCTTACCAGACATAACAAGGAGTTTATAAAGGAAGCCCGGGAGATTGGCCGCAGCGCAGCCATCGAGAAAAGGCTTGATGCTGTCCGTCATCAGAAGGATGCCGACGGCAATGAATACGAGCGCAAGATCCGGAAAGGTCAGATATGCTGCATCGAGATCCGCATGAGCGCATCGGTAGAGGGTATGGCTGAGATCATCGAGCAGGGCAGGCTTATGGAATGGTGCCGGGAGTCAATCAAGTGGGCGCAGAAAGAACATGGCAAGGAAAACATCGTGAGTGCGGTTCTGCACATGGACGAGGAGACTCCGCACCTTCATGTGTCTCTTGTTCCTGTTGTGTCCGGAGAGAGCAAGAAGCAGAGGACTACAAAAAAGAGAGCCGCCAAGGATAAGGAGAAAGCGGAGAAGAATGGAGAGGAAGTCCCGAAGAAGAAACGCCGCTACAAGAAAAAGGCGACAGTGGAGACCTTGCGGCTGTGTGCCGATGATGTCATGACCCAATGGGATCTGAAAAGGCGGCAGACAGAGTATGCTGTTGCGATGGCGCCTTTCGGACTGGAGAGAGGTGAGGAAGGAAGTCCTGCCAGGCACAAGGATCTTGCCCAGTATTATAAGGAGCAATACGAGCTGCAACGCGGGCGGCTGGACGAATTGCTCAAGGAACTTGCCGGACAGGAGGATCTGGTGAAGGAGAAGAACAGGGAGATTCTTAAAAAGGACAGTCAGATCCGGGAGCAGGAAAAGGAACTGAAAGAGACCAGGAGTGAACTCACTGAAAAGAAAAATGAGATAGCCCGGCAACAGCAGCAGCTCGACAACCTTCTTCCGTTGATAGTGAAGGCGCAGGACAGGCTCGACACTTACACTGAAGCCGGAGAATATGCCGAGGATCGCATCGAGTCCGCTGACCGTCTTCTTCAGGCGGCGGACAGCAGGGAAAAAGAGGTTGCCAAGGTTGAGAAGGAGGCATTGGATAGGATAAACAACGCCTCGATAAGTTTCCTTGCCAAGAAAGAGGTGGAGAGGCTTGCAAAGGAGAATGCGGAGCTGAAGTTGCTCGTGTCCGGCAACGCCACCGCACTGGAGAGAGAAGCCGCTGCCACTCGGCATGAGAAAGCCGGAAGAGAGAAGGCGGAACGGGAACTGCAACAGTTGAAGGAGACCGTGTCTGGTACACAGACCGCACTTGAACGCAGACATCCTCTTGAAGCCCGGTTGATAAGGGAACTTGTGTCTATTGAGATTAAAGATCCGGATTATCAGGATGCCATTCTTTCGGGTCAGACCTTGACATGGAAGAAATATCCGTTTATGGATCCGGCGACAGGAAAGAGGATTCCGGAGGAATATGCCGATAATATCTCCGTGAGGATTGAAGGTCATGGAGAAGACTCGTTCATCTCCATGTGCGGTAAGCGTATCTCCGATTTCTTCCGGGATATCTGGGCAAAGGTGAAGGCTGCACTTGGAATAAAGCAGCGTCAGGAGGAAGAAAAAAGGAAGCAGCATACACAAAAGCCGGAAACCGGACAGACTCAGGAACCTCCGAAGAAAAGCAGGGGAAGGCGAATGTAG
- a CDS encoding helix-turn-helix transcriptional regulator — MERKRLEDFASPTPSRWRENAIYRLENSRWLRRSQKIAMEMLDRMDFLGVNQKELAQRMGCTPQYVSKILKGKENLSLETICKIEDALDMEFQSIPVPAVVSL, encoded by the coding sequence ATGGAAAGAAAAAGATTGGAAGATTTTGCATCTCCAACTCCATCAAGATGGAGGGAAAATGCTATTTATCGGCTTGAAAACAGCCGATGGCTTCGACGTTCCCAGAAAATAGCTATGGAAATGCTTGACCGTATGGATTTTTTGGGAGTCAATCAGAAAGAACTTGCCCAAAGAATGGGATGTACCCCTCAATATGTTTCCAAGATTCTTAAAGGAAAAGAGAATTTATCCTTGGAGACAATTTGTAAGATTGAGGATGCCTTGGATATGGAGTTCCAATCTATCCCGGTTCCTGCGGTGGTATCATTATAA
- a CDS encoding plasmid partition protein ParG: MAKNKILTVPQNGTQPATIPSPIDNMLAGTTSVETVTKTSNKRPTSFNIDQELQSRFKAVCATRGKSMSSVIEDFILGYISEQ, from the coding sequence ATGGCTAAAAATAAAATTTTAACAGTGCCTCAAAACGGGACTCAACCGGCAACTATCCCATCGCCTATCGACAACATGCTCGCTGGAACAACCTCAGTAGAGACAGTAACAAAAACATCAAACAAGAGACCAACATCATTCAATATCGATCAAGAATTACAATCTCGCTTCAAAGCCGTCTGTGCTACAAGAGGCAAATCCATGTCCAGTGTAATCGAGGACTTTATCCTCGGATATATTTCAGAACAATGA
- a CDS encoding ParA family protein — translation MKAKIIAIANHKGGVGKTASVASIGAVLASRGKKVLMVDLDTQANLTRHFMENIPPRIIYHAIREQLNLPIYPIRENLDIVPSGLDMAGIDLELQMMFNRERVLKVLLDPFSTIYDYVLLDCPPALGLVTINALTAANKLIVPMKADLMSNYGLSMMDQFCVKMQVLNPGIHIDYIFFNIYEKGQTMTEAIETDVRSKYGDRVLSTVIRKNNDVSKAAFDFTDIVSFNPEANGAKDFQALVTELESKL, via the coding sequence ATGAAAGCCAAAATTATAGCAATAGCCAATCATAAGGGCGGAGTCGGTAAAACCGCCTCTGTCGCATCCATCGGAGCAGTATTGGCATCAAGAGGGAAGAAAGTGTTGATGGTTGACTTGGATACCCAAGCCAATCTTACCCGGCATTTCATGGAGAACATTCCCCCACGAATTATCTACCACGCAATTCGTGAGCAGCTCAATCTTCCCATCTATCCAATCCGTGAAAATCTCGATATTGTACCAAGTGGTCTTGATATGGCGGGAATTGATTTGGAATTACAGATGATGTTTAACCGAGAAAGAGTACTAAAGGTACTTCTCGATCCATTCAGTACCATTTACGACTATGTTCTTCTAGACTGCCCTCCGGCTCTCGGATTAGTTACAATCAACGCACTTACTGCCGCCAATAAATTAATAGTGCCTATGAAGGCCGATCTCATGTCAAACTACGGTTTGTCAATGATGGATCAATTTTGCGTAAAAATGCAGGTACTGAATCCCGGCATACATATTGACTATATCTTCTTCAATATCTATGAAAAAGGACAGACCATGACAGAAGCTATTGAAACAGATGTCAGATCTAAGTACGGAGATCGGGTTCTTTCCACGGTTATCCGCAAAAATAATGATGTTTCCAAAGCGGCCTTCGATTTTACTGACATTGTCAGTTTCAACCCCGAAGCGAATGGAGCAAAAGATTTCCAAGCATTAGTGACCGAACTTGAGAGCAAGCTCTAA
- a CDS encoding recombinase family protein, with translation MIIGYARVSTTGQNLDGQTDLLTQSGCERIYSEKISGVKKERPQLDRMMDSLRSGDTVIITELTRLGRSVKELLSIIERIHEAGASIKSLRETWLDTTTPQGNLLLTIFAGLSQFERDLTRQRTRQGLEAARARGRKGGRPKSDESKVSTALKMYDSKLHSIDEITKATGISRATLYRAIDKRKKTT, from the coding sequence ATGATAATAGGCTACGCAAGAGTATCGACCACCGGGCAGAACCTCGATGGGCAAACAGATCTGCTCACCCAATCCGGATGTGAGCGGATATACAGTGAGAAGATATCCGGAGTTAAAAAGGAGCGTCCGCAACTTGACAGAATGATGGACTCACTCCGTTCCGGAGACACTGTGATAATAACGGAACTTACCCGGCTGGGGCGTTCCGTCAAGGAATTGCTCTCAATCATCGAGAGAATACATGAAGCCGGAGCGTCGATAAAATCACTGAGAGAGACATGGCTCGACACCACCACACCACAGGGTAATCTGTTGCTCACAATCTTTGCCGGACTCTCACAGTTTGAGAGAGACCTCACACGGCAGCGCACAAGGCAGGGACTTGAAGCTGCGAGGGCAAGAGGTCGTAAGGGAGGCAGACCAAAGTCTGATGAAAGCAAAGTATCTACCGCTCTGAAGATGTACGACTCAAAGCTGCACTCGATAGATGAGATAACCAAGGCAACCGGAATCAGCCGGGCAACCCTTTACAGAGCCATCGACAAACGCAAGAAAACAACATGA